In Methanomicrobium antiquum, one DNA window encodes the following:
- a CDS encoding formylmethanofuran dehydrogenase subunit C — MNKVELTIKKQPELYLEADNITPDVFAGKSADDIMALNVYEGNAIHKLGDFFTVAGSAGETAADTKIIVKGNLERVKWIGTKMTAGEVVVESNMDMYAGAFMAGGKILVKGNAGHFTGLGMTGGELHVTGNAGNYLGAAYRGDWRGMQGGILRVDGDAGSDVGTFMRGGEIIIGGNTDVHVGTHQEGGKIVVKGNLKSKVGGQMVKGEIIVFGTIDVMMPGFVHRDNVDLEVDGTKATFKRFEGDLGERHPKSKGQVVYGQLYIKQ, encoded by the coding sequence ATGAACAAAGTAGAATTAACCATTAAAAAGCAGCCGGAACTTTATCTTGAAGCAGACAATATCACCCCTGATGTATTTGCAGGAAAATCAGCCGATGACATAATGGCGCTCAATGTTTATGAGGGAAATGCAATTCATAAACTTGGAGATTTCTTCACAGTTGCAGGATCAGCCGGAGAGACAGCTGCAGATACTAAGATTATTGTTAAAGGCAATCTTGAACGCGTAAAATGGATTGGCACAAAGATGACAGCCGGAGAGGTTGTTGTCGAAAGCAACATGGATATGTATGCAGGTGCTTTCATGGCAGGCGGAAAAATTCTCGTTAAAGGAAATGCGGGTCATTTCACCGGACTTGGTATGACCGGAGGAGAACTTCATGTTACAGGCAATGCAGGCAACTATCTTGGTGCAGCATACCGTGGTGACTGGCGTGGAATGCAAGGCGGCATTCTTCGTGTAGACGGCGATGCAGGTTCAGACGTTGGAACATTCATGCGTGGCGGTGAAATTATCATCGGCGGAAACACAGATGTCCATGTAGGAACTCACCAGGAAGGCGGAAAGATTGTTGTTAAAGGCAATCTGAAGAGCAAAGTCGGCGGACAGATGGTGAAGGGAGAAATAATTGTATTTGGAACCATTGATGTCATGATGCCCGGATTTGTGCACCGCGATAATGTCGATCTGGAAGTAGATGGCACCAAGGCTACCTTTAAGCGCTTTGAGGGTGATCTCGGCGAGAGACATCCAAAATCAAAAGGACAGGTAGTTTACGGTCAGTTATACATAAAACAATAA
- a CDS encoding DDE-type integrase/transposase/recombinase, with protein MGKLSERDIRGIIRQWKKGKPVRELAEYHSVTRQRIYQIISSYEKTGQYPYPKTPGRKPGEIPYEIENLILSYHDKYSVGPCHLENKIEKETKIHIPHNTIYRVLLNHGRVEICMKKRRQRKWVRYEREHSMSLWQGDWKLVKLNNNDYWLVAFIDDSSRLVTCYGVFDRPTTMNAIKVLETGFEQYGIPREILTDNGTQFVSARNSETADHNFKKFLEFHGIKQIRAIVHHSQTNGKRERFFGEVEGRVEKFGSIDAVVSWHNELKPHSSLDYDQPANVFFYRLPPERIMNYAQRWMYA; from the coding sequence GTGGGCAAATTATCCGAACGAGATATACGTGGGATCATTCGTCAATGGAAAAAAGGGAAACCTGTCAGGGAACTTGCAGAATATCATAGCGTAACCAGACAAAGAATTTATCAAATTATCAGCTCTTACGAGAAAACAGGACAATATCCATATCCAAAAACTCCTGGAAGAAAACCAGGAGAAATTCCCTATGAGATTGAAAATCTCATTCTTTCATATCATGACAAATATTCTGTTGGTCCCTGTCATTTAGAGAACAAGATTGAAAAGGAGACTAAAATCCATATTCCCCATAACACAATCTATAGAGTTCTCCTGAATCATGGAAGGGTTGAGATTTGTATGAAAAAACGTCGTCAGAGAAAATGGGTTAGATATGAGAGAGAACATTCAATGTCTCTATGGCAGGGTGACTGGAAACTGGTTAAATTGAATAATAATGATTACTGGTTAGTTGCATTTATTGATGATTCTTCCCGTCTGGTCACCTGTTATGGAGTATTTGACAGGCCAACAACAATGAATGCCATCAAAGTTCTTGAAACAGGATTTGAGCAATATGGAATTCCAAGAGAAATTTTAACAGATAATGGAACACAGTTTGTCTCTGCAAGAAATTCTGAAACAGCAGATCATAATTTTAAGAAATTCCTTGAATTTCACGGCATTAAACAGATTAGAGCCATAGTTCATCATTCTCAGACAAATGGAAAGAGAGAGAGATTCTTTGGTGAAGTTGAAGGAAGAGTTGAAAAATTTGGCTCTATAGATGCTGTAGTTAGTTGGCATAATGAATTAAAGCCTCATAGCAGTCTGGATTATGATCAGCCTGCAAACGTCTTCTTCTACAGACTTCCTCCTGAAAGAATTATGAACTATGCACAGAGGTGGATGTATGCGTAA
- a CDS encoding formylmethanofuran dehydrogenase subunit C, with translation MKIELTLKPRKNPFIPVEAEAITPVTFLEKEAEEIKIWGGNREKNISEIFEVKTSGKADSEKDVEIEINGNCFFVKRVGEYMKDGKITVNGNIGMHCGNFMSGGVIEISGNSDSWLGREMKGGEIICRRNTGHYCGSGYRGEKTGILGGKITVEGNAGDFIGEFMAGGEIICKGSAGSMPGAEMLKGGLTIYGNTDTPCANMRGGTCYILGEAKDILPTFKKTESVFNPDFKKEFIVYEGDYANRSHKGKIFVAKQDRKTK, from the coding sequence ATGAAAATTGAGCTGACTCTTAAACCCAGAAAAAATCCATTTATTCCGGTTGAAGCTGAAGCCATAACACCTGTCACCTTTCTTGAAAAAGAAGCAGAGGAGATAAAGATATGGGGTGGAAACAGGGAAAAGAATATTTCGGAAATTTTTGAAGTTAAAACATCAGGTAAAGCAGATTCTGAAAAAGATGTTGAAATTGAAATTAATGGTAACTGTTTTTTTGTGAAGCGTGTCGGCGAATACATGAAGGATGGAAAAATTACTGTCAACGGAAATATCGGAATGCACTGCGGAAATTTCATGAGCGGCGGTGTTATTGAAATCAGCGGGAATTCCGATTCATGGCTTGGCCGTGAGATGAAAGGCGGTGAGATTATATGCAGGAGAAATACCGGCCATTATTGCGGCTCAGGATACAGAGGAGAAAAAACAGGTATTCTTGGGGGAAAAATTACAGTTGAAGGTAATGCAGGTGATTTCATAGGAGAGTTCATGGCAGGAGGAGAAATTATCTGTAAAGGCAGTGCAGGCAGTATGCCAGGTGCCGAAATGCTAAAAGGAGGATTAACCATATATGGCAATACCGATACACCCTGTGCAAACATGAGAGGAGGAACATGCTATATTTTAGGAGAGGCAAAAGATATTCTTCCGACTTTTAAAAAGACAGAATCTGTATTTAACCCTGATTTCAAAAAAGAGTTCATAGTCTACGAAGGAGATTATGCAAACAGAAGCCATAAAGGCAAAATATTTGTTGCAAAACAGGACCGAAAAACTAAATAA
- a CDS encoding formylmethanofuran dehydrogenase subunit A — protein MSELLVKNAYVIDPINDIKGEIMDIAIRDKMIVESVGSSAEVVDAKGCLTLPGGVDSHTHICGTKVNFGRYMSPEDMRAGRGRAQPYMYPVSGYSVPTVYANTYRYSALGYTTVLEGAMAPLEARHTHEEFFFTSLQDTMANTLFDGNWSVMEAVADKDLKRVAAVVGWTLAAVKGFGVKVTNPGGTEMWGWGKDVGCIHQKIDHFGITPAEIIDYLIQANELLNLPHSVHLHCNNLGKPGNYKCTLETMQRTPDLNDKRQTLYMTHVQFHSYGGTKWSDFCSKSDDVAWMLNRKPQIAIDMGQVMFGKTTTMTADGPMEFNLFRLYNNKWSNHDVELETGSGIIPVLYSRKNLVNSIMWSIGLELALMAKNPWQCMLATDNPNGAPFVKYPEIIALLMSSRYRNEEFSKVHPNTENRVHLPSLDREMDFYEIAVMTRAAQAKALGITGIGKGHLGEGAYGDIAIYPIKTDDIDPAAEYEKIIKGFSSTDYTIKSGRVISRDGNCLLNGNNRTIWVKPKIPDEYDMSKDPEFIKKFERYYSVSMENYPVEEAYLNQRNICIETETKL, from the coding sequence GTGTCTGAACTGCTTGTAAAAAATGCCTATGTCATCGACCCGATTAATGACATAAAAGGCGAGATCATGGATATCGCAATCAGAGACAAAATGATTGTCGAATCTGTCGGAAGTTCAGCTGAGGTCGTTGATGCAAAAGGCTGTCTTACACTTCCGGGGGGGGTAGATTCCCACACACATATCTGCGGTACAAAAGTGAATTTCGGCAGATATATGAGTCCTGAAGATATGCGGGCAGGACGCGGCCGGGCACAGCCTTATATGTATCCCGTTTCTGGATACAGTGTCCCGACTGTTTATGCAAATACATACAGATACAGTGCTCTTGGTTATACAACAGTACTTGAAGGTGCAATGGCACCACTTGAAGCAAGGCACACTCATGAAGAATTTTTCTTTACATCTCTTCAGGACACAATGGCAAACACCCTCTTTGACGGAAACTGGTCAGTAATGGAGGCTGTTGCTGATAAAGACCTAAAACGTGTTGCGGCAGTTGTCGGCTGGACACTTGCGGCCGTAAAAGGATTTGGTGTTAAAGTTACAAATCCCGGCGGGACAGAGATGTGGGGCTGGGGAAAGGATGTCGGGTGCATCCATCAGAAAATTGACCACTTCGGAATCACACCTGCTGAAATAATCGATTATCTGATACAGGCAAACGAACTTTTAAATCTTCCACATTCTGTTCATCTTCACTGTAACAATCTTGGAAAACCCGGCAACTACAAATGCACTCTTGAGACAATGCAGAGAACTCCTGATTTAAATGACAAGCGCCAGACGCTTTACATGACGCATGTACAGTTTCACTCATACGGTGGAACAAAATGGAGCGATTTCTGCTCAAAATCAGACGATGTTGCTTGGATGCTGAACAGAAAACCACAGATTGCAATTGATATGGGTCAGGTCATGTTTGGAAAGACAACAACAATGACTGCTGATGGTCCAATGGAATTTAACCTGTTCAGGTTATACAACAATAAATGGAGTAATCATGACGTTGAGCTTGAAACAGGCTCAGGTATTATTCCTGTACTTTATTCAAGGAAAAATCTTGTAAATTCCATCATGTGGTCTATCGGGCTTGAACTAGCTCTTATGGCTAAAAACCCCTGGCAATGTATGCTTGCAACAGACAATCCAAACGGTGCGCCATTTGTCAAATATCCTGAAATTATTGCACTTTTGATGAGTAGCAGATACAGAAATGAAGAATTTTCAAAGGTTCATCCGAATACAGAAAACAGAGTTCACCTCCCGTCACTTGACAGAGAAATGGACTTTTATGAAATTGCTGTGATGACCAGAGCCGCACAGGCAAAAGCTCTTGGAATAACAGGAATTGGAAAGGGACATCTTGGCGAAGGTGCATACGGCGATATTGCAATATATCCGATAAAAACTGATGATATTGACCCGGCAGCAGAATATGAAAAAATTATCAAAGGATTTTCCTCAACAGACTATACAATAAAAAGCGGAAGAGTAATTTCAAGAGATGGGAATTGCCTCTTAAACGGAAACAACAGGACAATCTGGGTGAAACCAAAAATTCCTGATGAATATGACATGTCAAAAGACCCTGAATTCATAAAGAAATTCGAGCGCTATTATTCTGTCTCAATGGAAAATTACCCTGTTGAAGAGGCATACTTGAATCAGCGTAATATCTGCATTGAAACGGAGACGAAATTATGA
- a CDS encoding formylmethanofuran dehydrogenase subunit B: protein MMKKNVICPFCGCLCDDLGITIEDGKITGVDNGCSLAKAKFLRKERLQSPVIRRGNETIQTGYEEAVTYAAEILNNAQRPLFFGWSGTQGEAQAKGVHLCMLLGGVIDNTSSLCHGPSIMGIQEVGHPGCTLGQVKNRADLIIYWGCNPLESHPRHMSRYTTYADGFFLKNAFRERKLIVVDVRKTMSSDIADEFIQIEQGGDYAVLSALRAMVRGEDEIIPDMVSGVSKSQLKRIVEMCKGAKFGALFFGLGLTMSRHKYKNIRNAVELTEELSRHTKFTISPMRGHWNVYGANEVFTWMTGYPYAVDFAKGIPFYNPGETTAADILFRKECDALMIVSSDPAAHMPKKCVEHMANIPVIHIDPHKNCTSFFSDIQIPVAITGIEASGTAYRMDGVPLRTKKIIETDFPTDTDIISRIYEKIQEMRNSV from the coding sequence ATGATGAAAAAAAATGTTATCTGCCCTTTCTGCGGATGTCTGTGTGATGATCTTGGAATTACAATTGAAGATGGAAAAATAACAGGAGTTGACAATGGCTGTTCACTTGCAAAAGCCAAATTTTTAAGGAAAGAAAGACTGCAAAGTCCGGTAATTAGGAGGGGAAATGAAACAATACAGACAGGATATGAAGAAGCCGTTACTTATGCAGCTGAAATTTTAAATAATGCACAAAGACCTCTTTTTTTCGGTTGGAGCGGAACACAGGGAGAAGCTCAGGCAAAAGGTGTTCATCTCTGCATGCTTCTTGGCGGTGTTATTGACAATACATCATCCCTCTGCCACGGGCCCTCAATTATGGGAATTCAGGAGGTGGGACATCCGGGATGCACACTTGGCCAGGTTAAAAACCGGGCTGATCTTATTATCTACTGGGGATGCAACCCTCTTGAAAGTCATCCAAGACATATGAGCCGTTACACCACATATGCGGACGGATTCTTTTTAAAAAATGCATTCAGGGAAAGAAAACTGATAGTTGTTGATGTAAGAAAGACGATGTCATCCGATATCGCCGATGAGTTCATTCAAATAGAACAAGGCGGGGATTATGCAGTTTTGTCAGCTCTAAGAGCAATGGTCAGAGGAGAAGATGAAATCATTCCCGACATGGTGTCAGGGGTCTCCAAATCACAACTCAAAAGAATTGTTGAAATGTGTAAAGGGGCAAAGTTTGGAGCTTTATTCTTCGGTCTTGGCCTTACAATGAGCAGACACAAATACAAGAATATCAGAAATGCCGTTGAATTAACAGAAGAGCTTTCACGGCACACAAAATTCACAATCAGCCCTATGCGTGGACACTGGAATGTTTACGGGGCAAACGAAGTATTCACATGGATGACAGGGTATCCCTATGCAGTTGATTTTGCAAAAGGAATACCATTCTATAACCCCGGAGAGACAACAGCGGCCGACATCCTTTTTAGAAAAGAATGTGACGCATTAATGATTGTATCAAGTGATCCGGCGGCACATATGCCAAAAAAATGTGTAGAGCACATGGCAAACATTCCTGTAATTCATATTGACCCCCATAAAAACTGCACATCATTCTTCAGCGACATTCAGATTCCTGTTGCAATAACAGGAATAGAAGCGTCAGGGACTGCCTATCGTATGGATGGTGTTCCATTAAGAACTAAAAAAATAATTGAGACTGATTTTCCAACCGATACTGACATAATAAGCAGGATATATGAAAAAATTCAGGAGATGAGAAACAGTGTCTGA
- a CDS encoding molybdopterin dinucleotide binding domain-containing protein has product MKFEMITGRTIRQGEFVEHKLSAEYSKETSSCHINPVDMMILGISNDDNVLLKSTHDEIVMSAVEDSNIKRGTIFVPYGPYCNKIIPYETHGTGMPDYKSSVVEITHTDKQISPVFDLFREIGGQEI; this is encoded by the coding sequence ATGAAATTTGAGATGATAACCGGCAGAACAATCAGGCAGGGTGAATTTGTTGAACATAAACTATCAGCAGAATATTCAAAAGAAACTTCATCATGCCACATTAATCCAGTTGATATGATGATATTAGGCATCAGCAATGATGACAATGTTCTTTTAAAAAGCACACATGACGAAATTGTCATGAGTGCAGTTGAAGATTCAAATATAAAGCGTGGAACAATCTTTGTTCCCTATGGCCCATACTGTAACAAAATAATTCCTTATGAAACACATGGAACAGGAATGCCTGATTATAAATCATCAGTTGTCGAGATAACCCATACAGACAAACAAATTTCACCGGTTTTTGATCTCTTCAGGGAAATTGGAGGGCAGGAAATATGA
- a CDS encoding molybdopterin biosynthesis protein: MRRYLKMKSLDEALIILNNISDFKTSTKIAKITDACGKITAEAVFSKYSVPMIHLSAMDGFAVKSTDTLFAMESNPVFIKDSKRVNTGNVVPPEYDCVIMVEDTWEENEGFIIRKPATKWQNIRPVGEDIGESEMILSSNHKIRPNDIGALASYGVTEISVKNLSAGIIPTGTELKEPGNNLEPGAVIDSNTIMAGAMLTEAGVSSTRCPIIPDDRDKIRDALNRAVSENDFVLISAGSSAGTKDYTASIIEELGEVFVHGIGIKPGKPAIIGRIDKKPVIGLPGYPLASLTIMREIVYPMIRLYGFETPYMHKIDIELASSLTSPIGTDEFVMMSVGKVGDRFVGIAQSRGSGVQMSAVRANAILRISKEEEGIVAGKTTQASLIVQKSRVENSLLIVGSHDPCIDYLTDMASINNIDIHSAHVGSMGGILALKKKTCHVAPMHLLSDDGGYNISYIKKYLPDKDISLLCVAEREQGIASKTGISLQNLADHSFINRQKGSGTRILLDYMLKKEGIDSSSIKGYDLERTTHLDVSLAVKNDEADSGMCIYSAAKLLGLEFVPVIKERYEIAFYDEMADDKRIKTLIESINSDLFKSKLNKTGGYDTAHTGEMRKV, translated from the coding sequence GTGAGAAGATACCTTAAAATGAAAAGCCTTGATGAGGCTTTAATAATTCTAAATAATATTTCAGATTTTAAAACTTCAACAAAAATTGCAAAGATAACAGATGCATGTGGAAAAATTACTGCAGAAGCTGTTTTTTCCAAATATTCTGTACCAATGATACACTTATCTGCAATGGACGGATTTGCCGTTAAAAGCACAGATACGCTCTTTGCAATGGAGTCAAACCCTGTTTTTATCAAAGACTCAAAACGGGTTAATACAGGAAATGTTGTTCCTCCTGAATATGACTGTGTAATCATGGTTGAAGATACATGGGAAGAAAATGAAGGATTTATCATAAGAAAACCTGCCACAAAATGGCAAAACATTCGTCCTGTAGGTGAAGACATAGGAGAATCTGAAATGATTCTTTCTTCAAACCACAAAATAAGGCCAAATGACATAGGTGCACTTGCAAGTTACGGGGTAACAGAAATTTCTGTCAAAAACCTTTCTGCCGGAATAATTCCGACAGGCACCGAACTAAAAGAGCCAGGGAATAATTTAGAGCCCGGTGCCGTTATCGACAGCAACACCATAATGGCAGGTGCAATGCTTACTGAGGCAGGAGTTTCATCCACAAGATGTCCAATAATTCCTGACGACAGAGACAAAATCAGAGATGCATTAAACAGGGCAGTATCTGAAAATGATTTCGTTCTCATCTCTGCAGGCTCATCTGCAGGAACAAAAGACTATACTGCATCCATAATAGAGGAACTGGGCGAAGTCTTTGTCCACGGCATTGGAATAAAGCCCGGAAAGCCTGCAATTATTGGAAGAATAGATAAAAAACCTGTGATAGGCCTGCCGGGATACCCGCTTGCATCACTCACAATAATGAGAGAAATTGTGTATCCAATGATAAGGTTGTATGGATTTGAAACACCTTACATGCACAAAATTGACATTGAACTTGCATCATCCCTGACATCACCCATAGGAACTGATGAATTTGTAATGATGTCAGTTGGAAAAGTTGGAGACAGATTTGTAGGAATTGCCCAGTCGCGTGGTTCAGGTGTTCAGATGAGTGCAGTTCGTGCAAACGCAATTCTTAGAATTTCAAAAGAAGAAGAAGGAATTGTGGCAGGAAAAACAACACAGGCCTCACTTATCGTTCAAAAATCCCGGGTTGAAAACTCTCTCTTAATTGTCGGCAGTCACGACCCCTGTATTGATTATTTAACAGACATGGCATCTATTAATAATATTGATATCCACTCTGCACATGTTGGAAGCATGGGCGGCATTCTTGCTCTTAAAAAGAAAACCTGCCATGTAGCACCAATGCACCTTCTATCCGATGACGGCGGATATAACATATCTTACATAAAAAAATACCTGCCCGACAAAGACATTTCTTTATTATGTGTTGCAGAAAGAGAGCAGGGAATTGCATCAAAAACAGGAATAAGTCTTCAAAATCTTGCTGATCATTCATTCATAAACCGACAGAAAGGCTCAGGAACAAGAATACTGCTTGATTATATGCTCAAAAAAGAAGGAATTGATTCCTCATCAATCAAAGGATATGATTTAGAGAGGACAACACATCTTGATGTTTCTCTCGCAGTCAAAAATGACGAGGCTGATTCCGGAATGTGTATTTATAGCGCCGCAAAACTGCTTGGACTTGAATTTGTACCGGTAATCAAAGAAAGATACGAGATTGCATTTTATGATGAAATGGCAGATGATAAAAGAATAAAAACATTAATTGAAAGTATAAATTCTGACTTATTCAAATCAAAACTTAACAAAACCGGCGGATATGATACAGCACACACAGGTGAGATGCGAAAAGTATAA
- the glp gene encoding gephyrin-like molybdotransferase Glp, with product MSIFLSLKSVQEAKEAIYSIAKAAEKETVALKNLNGRILAEDIISNENIPGFTRSTVDGYAVVSKDTVGAGESVPAMLDYTGRVEMGTLSDISIKTGQCAYVPTGGNVPNGADAVAMIEYCEQIEDDVLVYRPLATGENVVFADEDFAEGKKIIPAKTILRPQECGVLAALGIVEAEVFKKPLIGIISTGNELVEISKKPPFGKVRDVNTTLCSSFVENEGCIPKVYGIIPDEKNELYTAIKKAADECDAVLISGGSSKDARDNTSMIIESLGELLIHGISISPGKPTIIGTVGNKPVIGLPGHPSSAFVILSFLVSELLCAMQGIRKEYRTTIAQLTENIPSAEGREDYVRVVFKDGYAKPLYSKSGLLSTLADSKGIVKIPAGQEGLEAGEEVEVIFW from the coding sequence ATGAGTATTTTCCTCTCATTAAAATCAGTACAGGAAGCTAAAGAGGCAATATATTCAATCGCAAAAGCGGCTGAAAAAGAAACAGTAGCTTTAAAGAATTTAAACGGGAGGATTCTCGCCGAAGATATAATCTCAAACGAGAATATCCCGGGATTTACACGCTCAACAGTTGATGGCTACGCAGTTGTCTCCAAAGATACTGTCGGCGCAGGAGAATCAGTTCCTGCAATGCTTGATTATACAGGAAGAGTTGAGATGGGAACACTTTCTGATATCAGCATAAAAACAGGGCAGTGTGCATATGTCCCCACAGGAGGAAATGTACCCAATGGTGCAGACGCGGTCGCAATGATTGAATACTGTGAACAAATAGAAGATGATGTTTTAGTCTACCGCCCGCTTGCAACCGGAGAAAATGTTGTCTTTGCCGATGAGGATTTTGCAGAGGGAAAAAAAATTATTCCTGCAAAAACTATCCTTCGCCCCCAGGAATGCGGTGTTTTAGCCGCACTTGGGATTGTGGAAGCAGAAGTATTTAAAAAACCATTAATTGGTATTATTTCAACAGGAAACGAGCTGGTTGAAATATCAAAAAAGCCTCCATTTGGAAAGGTCAGAGATGTAAACACAACTCTATGCTCATCATTTGTGGAAAATGAAGGGTGTATTCCAAAAGTTTATGGAATTATTCCGGATGAAAAAAATGAACTTTATACTGCAATCAAAAAAGCCGCAGACGAGTGTGATGCAGTTTTAATCTCAGGAGGAAGCTCAAAGGATGCAAGAGACAACACATCAATGATAATTGAGAGTCTTGGAGAACTTCTGATTCACGGAATCTCAATATCGCCAGGCAAACCTACAATAATTGGAACTGTAGGCAATAAACCTGTAATCGGTCTTCCCGGGCATCCATCATCAGCATTTGTAATACTCTCCTTTTTAGTATCCGAACTTCTTTGTGCAATGCAGGGAATAAGAAAAGAATACAGAACAACAATAGCACAACTGACCGAAAACATCCCCTCTGCAGAGGGGAGGGAGGACTATGTCAGGGTTGTTTTCAAAGATGGTTATGCAAAGCCTTTATACAGCAAATCCGGACTTTTAAGCACTCTTGCAGATAGTAAAGGCATCGTGAAAATCCCTGCCGGTCAGGAAGGACTTGAAGCCGGAGAAGAAGTGGAAGTGATCTTTTGGTGA
- a CDS encoding PEGA domain-containing protein, which translates to MAKTYEENVWVFDNENAVVNIITIGNSEGINVNINSRDFKNLKFKIKDNYPEYDFPAIVSAERCGTYITVLDDGKFYSYNSGILEDGDNVIVTRNTNFGKVSVDSNPSGAEIFVDGYNAKITTPAVLDCLSEGWHVIQVSKDGYYSEKKQFFMVDSGPDIDYQLKFLLDEYPYGYLSVNSQPEGCSIYLGGSYTGKKTPYNFEYMPIGTYDVMLMYNRTITENELVTVLPFDKKGPVYCNLTMSDMS; encoded by the coding sequence ATGGCCAAAACTTATGAGGAGAATGTCTGGGTTTTTGACAATGAAAATGCGGTTGTAAATATAATTACTATCGGCAATTCTGAAGGAATAAATGTAAATATTAATTCACGCGATTTTAAAAATTTAAAGTTTAAAATAAAAGACAATTACCCTGAATATGATTTTCCGGCGATAGTATCTGCTGAAAGATGCGGAACATATATAACAGTTTTGGATGATGGAAAATTTTATTCTTATAACTCTGGAATTTTAGAGGATGGAGACAATGTAATTGTTACAAGGAACACAAATTTTGGAAAAGTTAGTGTTGACTCAAATCCATCCGGAGCGGAAATATTTGTGGATGGCTATAATGCAAAAATAACAACTCCTGCCGTTTTGGATTGCCTTTCTGAAGGGTGGCATGTCATCCAGGTTTCAAAGGATGGATATTACTCAGAAAAAAAGCAATTTTTCATGGTTGACTCAGGTCCGGACATTGATTATCAGCTTAAATTCCTGTTGGATGAATATCCCTACGGATATTTGTCGGTAAACAGTCAGCCGGAGGGTTGTAGCATATATCTGGGAGGAAGCTATACCGGCAAAAAGACGCCGTATAACTTTGAATATATGCCAATCGGTACGTATGATGTGATGTTGATGTATAACCGGACTATAACGGAGAATGAACTGGTAACCGTTCTTCCTTTTGATAAAAAAGGACCGGTATACTGTAATCTAACGATGTCGGATATGTCATAA
- a CDS encoding substrate-binding domain-containing protein translates to MDFKKSGLILLLIVLAGAVLMAGCTGTQSTGDAVATPAVTQTAEETPAVSEDKVLLIATTTSLDATGLLAELEKEFEEKTGTDVQITAVGTGAALELGANGDVDLLMVHDRLREDAFLKEGSATDRRVFAYNYFDIVGPESDPAGIKGMSPEDALVTIMEKGKTDANVKFVSRGDGSGTHGKEKALWKSAGYDYAENEPVWVKEDWYVEAGTGMGATLTMADEMNAYSLSDIGTFLKYSGDETISLVELVNEGDSLINIYGAMIISPEKYPETNVELSKEWINFLTSDGVQEEIQVFGVKEYGQPLFFPAKDAIAILSPSGVTQDEISAVIA, encoded by the coding sequence ATGGATTTTAAGAAATCTGGTTTGATTCTTCTGTTAATTGTACTGGCAGGGGCTGTTTTAATGGCAGGCTGTACCGGTACACAGAGTACAGGGGATGCAGTTGCAACACCTGCTGTTACACAGACGGCAGAGGAAACTCCTGCAGTCTCTGAGGACAAGGTATTGTTAATTGCAACAACAACAAGTCTGGATGCAACAGGGCTTCTGGCAGAACTCGAAAAAGAGTTTGAGGAAAAGACCGGAACTGATGTTCAGATAACAGCTGTCGGAACCGGAGCTGCTCTTGAACTCGGAGCAAACGGCGATGTCGACCTCCTAATGGTCCACGACCGCTTACGCGAGGATGCTTTCCTAAAAGAAGGCTCGGCAACTGACCGCAGAGTCTTTGCATACAACTACTTTGATATTGTTGGTCCGGAGAGTGACCCTGCAGGCATTAAGGGAATGAGCCCTGAAGATGCTCTTGTAACAATAATGGAAAAAGGCAAGACTGATGCAAATGTGAAATTTGTTTCCCGCGGTGACGGTTCAGGCACACACGGAAAGGAAAAAGCCCTGTGGAAATCGGCCGGATATGACTATGCTGAAAATGAGCCTGTCTGGGTAAAGGAAGACTGGTATGTTGAGGCAGGCACAGGTATGGGTGCAACCCTTACAATGGCTGACGAGATGAATGCATATTCATTAAGTGATATCGGAACATTCCTGAAATACAGCGGTGATGAGACAATCTCCCTCGTAGAACTTGTAAATGAAGGCGACTCACTCATCAATATCTACGGCGCAATGATCATCAGCCCGGAGAAATATCCTGAAACCAATGTAGAACTCAGCAAGGAATGGATCAATTTCTTAACCTCTGACGGAGTTCAGGAAGAGATACAGGTTTTCGGTGTAAAAGAATACGGTCAGCCGCTCTTCTTCCCTGCAAAGGATGCAATTGCCATCCTTTCACCATCAGGTGTTACACAGGATGAAATCTCAGCAGTTATTGCCTGA